One window of Corallococcus caeni genomic DNA carries:
- a CDS encoding FecR domain-containing protein encodes MAAPPSRRRQVPFLVGLVLILAALPVGWFLFLRETPAPLPPPPPPRAAVTAAEAKKAVELVLSSFEGTVEVKHGQGQWEPARKDMPLRPTDVVRTGRGSWAVVLNGESVELRMEADTEISVEELSDELSKVLLGSGLATATVRGRPNVRHTFVLKAKGGDAEASTSQGTFTMTNNGKGTVSVGTREGDVKLTGKEGKYVIVRAGQRSIVRPGLGPTEPSPIPSTVFLKMEWPAGKTQRKPEVAVAGRTEPGSRVTVDGVSVPTDEEGNFTVNVALKNGNNKVQVSAVGVGGAREDAQRELTLVEPPPPKKKKPGTIEVDSRIFNESVGAPSP; translated from the coding sequence ATGGCCGCTCCCCCATCTCGCAGGCGACAGGTGCCGTTCCTCGTCGGGCTCGTGCTCATCCTGGCCGCGCTGCCGGTGGGCTGGTTCCTCTTCCTGCGAGAGACGCCCGCTCCGCTGCCGCCGCCCCCGCCGCCCCGCGCCGCCGTCACGGCCGCGGAGGCGAAGAAGGCCGTGGAGCTGGTGCTGAGCTCCTTCGAGGGCACCGTGGAGGTGAAGCACGGCCAGGGGCAGTGGGAGCCTGCCCGGAAGGACATGCCGCTGCGGCCCACGGACGTGGTGCGCACCGGCCGCGGGTCCTGGGCGGTGGTGCTCAACGGCGAGTCCGTGGAGCTGCGCATGGAGGCCGACACGGAGATCTCCGTGGAGGAGCTGTCGGACGAACTGTCGAAGGTGCTCCTGGGCAGCGGTCTGGCCACCGCCACCGTGCGGGGCCGCCCCAACGTCCGCCACACCTTCGTCCTGAAGGCGAAGGGCGGCGACGCGGAGGCCAGCACCTCCCAGGGTACCTTCACCATGACCAACAACGGCAAGGGCACCGTGAGCGTGGGCACCCGCGAGGGTGACGTGAAGCTGACGGGCAAGGAGGGCAAGTACGTCATCGTCCGCGCCGGCCAGCGGTCCATCGTCCGTCCTGGCCTGGGCCCTACCGAGCCGTCCCCCATCCCCAGCACCGTGTTCCTGAAGATGGAGTGGCCCGCGGGCAAGACGCAGCGCAAGCCCGAGGTCGCGGTGGCCGGGCGCACGGAGCCGGGCAGCCGGGTGACCGTGGATGGCGTCAGCGTGCCGACGGACGAGGAAGGGAACTTCACGGTCAACGTCGCGCTCAAGAACGGCAACAACAAGGTCCAGGTGAGCGCCGTGGGGGTGGGTGGCGCGCGCGAGGACGCGCAGCGCGAGCTGACCCTGGTCGAACCGCCGCCGCCGAAGAAGAAGAAGCCGGGGACGATCGAGGTCGATTCCCGCATCTTCAACGAGAGCGTTGGCGCCCCCTCGCCCTGA